From a region of the Megalops cyprinoides isolate fMegCyp1 chromosome 13, fMegCyp1.pri, whole genome shotgun sequence genome:
- the LOC118788472 gene encoding cytochrome P450 1A1 → MALMILPVVGSVSVSESLVAMVTMCVVYLAFRLLRSGIPEGLRRLPGPKPLPIIGNVLEVGANPHLSLTAMSERYGPVFQIQIGMRPVVVLSGSETVRQALIKQGEEFAGRPDLYSFRYINDGKSLAFSTDQAGVWRARRKLAMNALRSFATLEGSSSEYSCMLEEHISKEGEYLIKQLGTVMEASGSFDPFRHIVVSVANVICGMCFGRRYSHDDQELLSLVTMSNEFGQVVGSGNPADFIPFLRFLPSRTMKTFMDLNARFNMFVQRIVKEHYKSYDKNNIRDITDSLIDHCEDRKLDENSNVQVSDEKIVGIVNDLFGAGFDTISTALSWAVVYLVAYPEIQEKLYQELKDKVGMERTPRLSDKSSLPFLEAFILEIFRHSSFLPFTIPHCTTKDTSLNGFFIPKDTCVFINQWQVNHDSALWKEPSSFTPERFLTADGTAVNKADAEKVMVFGVGKRRCIGEAIGRSEVFLFLAILLQRLRFHELPGHPLDMTPEYGLTMKHKRCQLRASLRVRDQD, encoded by the exons ATGGCGTTGATGATTCTGCCGGTGGtgggctctgtctctgtgtccgAGAGCCTGGTGGCCATGGTGACGATGTGCGTGGTGTACCTGGCGTTCCGGCTCCTGCGCTCTGGCATCCCGGAGGGGCTGCGGCGGCTGCCGGGGCCGAAGCCGCTGCCCATCATTGGGAACGTGCTGGAGGTGGGCGCCAACCCACACCTGAGCCTGACCGCCATGAGCGAGCGCTACGGCCCGGTGTTCCAGATCCAGATCGGCATGCGGCCGGTGGTGGTGCTGAGCGGCAGTGAGACAGTGCGCCAGGCGCTCATCAAGCAGGGCGAGGAGTTCGCCGGGCGGCCGGACCTCTACAGCTTCCGCTACATCAACGACGGCAAGAGCCTGGCCTTCAGCACCGACCAGGCCGGCGTGTGGCGCGCCCGCCGCAAGCTGGCCATGAATGCCCTGCGCTCCTTCGCCACGCTCGAGGGCAGCAGCTCCGAGTACTCCTGCATGCTGGAGGAGCACATCAGCAAGGAGGGCGAGTACCTCATCAAGCAGCTCGGCACGGTCATGGAGGCCAGCGGCAGCTTCGACCCCTTCCGCCACATCGTGGTGTCGGTGGCCAACGTCATCTGCGGCATGTGCTTCGGCCGGCGCTACAGCCACGACGACCAGGAGCTGCTGAGCCTGGTGACCATGAGCAACGAGTTCGGGCAGGTGGTGGGCAGCGGCAACCCCGCGGACTTCATCCCTTTCCTGCGCTTCCTACCCAGCCGCACCATGAAGACCTTCATGGACCTCAACGCTCGCTTCAACATGTTTGTGCAAAGGATTGTCAAAGAGCACTACAAGTCTTATGACAAG AACAACATCCGCGACATCACAGATTCCCTCATTGATCACTGTGAGGACAGAAAACTGGATGAGAACTCCAATGTCCAGGTGTCCGATGAGAAGATTGTTGGAATTGTGAATGACCTCTTTGGAGCTG GATTTGATACAATCAGCACTGCTTTGTCATGGGCTGTCGTGTACTTGGTTGCCTACCCTGAAATCCAGGAGAAACTCTACCAAGAACTGA AGGACAAAGTGGGAATGGAGCGTACCCCCCGCCTCTCTGACAAGTCCAGCCTCCCGTTCCTGGAGGCTTTCATCCTGGAGATCTTCCGCCACTCTTCCTTCCTGCCTTTCACGATCCCTCACTG CACCACTAAAGACACATCACTCAATGGATTCTTCATCCCCAAGGACACCTGTGTCTTCATCAACCAGTGGCAGGTCAACCATGACTC AGCGCTGTGGAAGGAGCCGTCCTCCTTCACCCCCGAGCGCTTCCTGACCGCTGACGGCACGGCCGTCAACAAGGCGGACGCGGAGAAGGTGATGGTGTTCGGCGTGGGGAAGCGGCGCTGCATCGGCGAGGCCATCGGCCGCTCCGAggtcttcctcttcctggcCATCCTGCTCCAGAGGCTGCGCTTCCACGAGCTGCCGGGCCACCCGCTGGACATGACGCCTGAATACGGGCTCACCATGAAGCACAAGCGGTGCCAGCTGCGTGCCAGCCTGCGGGTGCGGGACCAGGACTGA